One part of the Arthrobacter sp. EM1 genome encodes these proteins:
- a CDS encoding energy-coupling factor transporter transmembrane component T — protein sequence MRQELTLRGNHALLTRANPLSKFAAVVFITLALALSIDWVSASVALALVLALLPLAGLRPGLLWLRGWPLILAAALGGWSTTILAPDSGRILLDARIWSISDGSLELGVGFMVRGLAIALPAVLLMSCTDPTDLADALAQNAKLPHRFVLGTLAAMRLVGLMAEEWHTIGMARRARGVGSHGNPLQRLRATLGQSFGLLVQAVRRASRLAVTMEARGFGDAPRTWARKSTFSALDVWVVLGGLLIAGSAVAASLAAGTWNMVFLARQ from the coding sequence ATGAGACAGGAACTGACGCTGCGCGGCAATCATGCCCTGCTGACCCGGGCCAACCCGCTCTCGAAGTTCGCCGCCGTTGTGTTCATTACCCTTGCCCTGGCGCTGTCGATCGACTGGGTGTCGGCCTCGGTGGCATTGGCCCTGGTTCTGGCACTTCTTCCGCTGGCCGGGCTGCGACCCGGGTTACTCTGGCTCCGTGGCTGGCCCTTGATCCTGGCCGCGGCGCTAGGCGGCTGGAGTACCACCATCCTGGCGCCGGACAGCGGCCGTATTCTGCTTGATGCCAGGATTTGGTCCATCAGCGACGGTTCCCTGGAGCTAGGGGTCGGCTTTATGGTCCGCGGGCTGGCCATCGCGCTGCCGGCGGTGCTGCTGATGAGTTGTACGGATCCCACGGACCTGGCGGACGCCCTCGCGCAGAACGCGAAACTCCCGCACCGCTTTGTCCTCGGAACGCTTGCCGCGATGCGTCTTGTGGGATTGATGGCCGAAGAGTGGCACACCATTGGGATGGCCCGCCGTGCCCGCGGTGTGGGTTCCCACGGGAACCCCCTGCAGCGGCTCCGCGCCACCTTGGGGCAGAGCTTCGGGCTGCTGGTGCAGGCCGTCCGGCGCGCCTCCCGCCTCGCTGTCACTATGGAGGCCCGCGGCTTCGGCGATGCGCCGCGGACCTGGGCACGGAAATCCACCTTCAGCGCCCTGGACGTCTGGGTGGTTCTCGGCGGACTCCTGATCGCCGGTTCCGCCGTCGCGGCGTCGTTGGCGGCAGGCACCTGGAACATGGTCTTCCTTGCCCGGCAATAG
- a CDS encoding ABC transporter ATP-binding protein yields MTSSDRVRPAAITARGWGWWHAGRTRPAVRGLDLDIQAGERVLLLGPSGAGKSTLLHALAGVLGDSPGGDAGRAAERAAGRGPADDGDAEETGSLLIDGASPRERRGRAGLMQQDPETQVVLSRLGDDVAFGAENLSVPPADIWTRAAEALDDVGLGRLPLDHPTSALSGGQKQRLALAGILAMRPGLILLDEPTANLDPAGVLELRDAVGRCLDKTGATLVVVEHRVAVWKDLVNRIVVLQPGSATDTAVLIDGPPDQVLDQARDMLTAAGVWVPGYVPQTRTRHRPRPAGPASAAASAAGRAAAGAPGGQIARTPTAGLLLAAEDLAVSRERPRRAGLRGGFRPIPPAPVQSGIVARVRAGEALTITGPNGSGKSTFALTLAGLLAPVSGTVSATPELSSGAGSDPYKWKARQLISRIGTVFQEPEHQFVTGRVLDELMFGPRHLGRGEERVDELLERLRLAELVDANPYTLSGGEKRRLSVATVLAAHPDVLILDEPTFGQDANTWAELASFLSELLDAGTAVVSVTHDAEFSHVLGGTELSLQVPDQAEPDELAPVRRGPGR; encoded by the coding sequence ATGACATCCTCCGACCGGGTCCGCCCGGCTGCGATCACCGCGCGCGGCTGGGGCTGGTGGCACGCGGGCCGGACCCGGCCCGCAGTCCGCGGCCTTGACCTGGACATTCAGGCAGGGGAACGTGTGCTGCTGCTGGGACCATCCGGTGCCGGCAAATCCACGCTCCTCCACGCCCTGGCCGGTGTCCTCGGCGACTCGCCCGGCGGGGACGCCGGGCGAGCCGCCGAGCGTGCCGCTGGCCGCGGGCCGGCGGACGACGGGGATGCCGAGGAGACCGGCAGCTTGCTGATCGACGGGGCATCACCCCGGGAGCGGCGCGGCCGGGCCGGGCTGATGCAGCAGGACCCGGAGACGCAGGTGGTGCTCTCGCGCCTGGGCGACGACGTCGCCTTCGGGGCGGAAAACCTTTCAGTGCCCCCGGCCGACATCTGGACCCGGGCAGCGGAAGCGCTCGACGACGTCGGACTCGGCCGCCTGCCGCTGGACCACCCGACGTCGGCGCTGTCCGGCGGCCAGAAGCAGCGCCTGGCCCTCGCCGGCATCCTGGCGATGCGCCCCGGACTGATTCTCCTCGACGAGCCCACCGCCAACCTGGACCCGGCCGGAGTGCTGGAGCTTCGTGATGCCGTCGGCCGTTGCCTGGACAAGACCGGCGCTACCCTGGTGGTCGTGGAGCACAGGGTTGCCGTCTGGAAAGACCTCGTGAACCGGATTGTGGTGCTGCAGCCGGGCTCGGCGACGGACACCGCGGTGCTGATCGACGGACCGCCGGACCAGGTCCTGGACCAGGCGCGGGACATGCTCACCGCGGCGGGTGTTTGGGTGCCCGGTTACGTGCCGCAGACCCGGACGCGTCACCGGCCGCGGCCCGCCGGCCCGGCATCGGCCGCCGCCTCGGCCGCCGGCAGGGCCGCCGCCGGGGCGCCCGGTGGCCAGATTGCCCGCACCCCGACAGCGGGACTGCTGCTTGCCGCTGAGGACCTGGCCGTGTCCCGCGAACGGCCGCGCCGGGCGGGCCTCCGGGGCGGTTTTCGACCCATTCCGCCGGCGCCCGTCCAGTCCGGCATTGTTGCCCGGGTCCGCGCCGGGGAGGCCTTGACCATTACCGGCCCCAACGGATCGGGAAAGTCCACCTTCGCCCTGACGCTCGCGGGCCTGCTCGCGCCGGTCTCCGGCACGGTCTCGGCCACCCCGGAACTCAGCTCCGGTGCCGGGAGCGATCCGTACAAGTGGAAGGCCCGGCAGCTGATCTCAAGGATCGGCACAGTGTTCCAGGAACCTGAGCACCAGTTCGTCACGGGGCGGGTACTTGATGAGCTGATGTTCGGCCCCCGGCACCTGGGCCGCGGCGAGGAACGCGTCGACGAACTGCTCGAGCGGCTCCGGCTGGCGGAGCTCGTGGACGCGAACCCGTACACACTCTCCGGGGGCGAGAAACGTCGCCTGTCGGTGGCCACCGTCCTGGCAGCCCATCCGGACGTCCTCATCCTCGACGAACCAACCTTCGGCCAGGATGCCAACACCTGGGCCGAACTGGCCTCGTTCCTTTCCGAACTCCTCGACGCCGGCACCGCCGTCGTCTCGGTGACGCACGACGCCGAATTCAGCCACGTCCTCGGAGGGACCGAACTCAGCCTCCAGGTCCCCGATCAAGCGGAGCCCGATGAGCTGGCCCCCGTGCGCCGCGGGCCGGGACGTTGA
- a CDS encoding ECF transporter S component: protein MTDTSAKPGSVQPGSAGAPVRYSHNWRVVDIVVAALIAVAGGVIFWAWSQGANLVSAPVNAFYPPLTGLYAGGWMLPAVLGMLIIRKPGAALFCESVAATGELIMGSQYGTTVLISGILQGLGAELVFAAVLYKKFNVPSFHGKFNLPVALLAGAGAGLFCGLNDSFLPWGWNIAYASGDKLAYIVFTVVSGAVIAGGLSWLATRALARTGVLGSFASRKAAAEPVFS from the coding sequence ATGACTGATACATCTGCCAAGCCCGGATCCGTACAACCCGGATCAGCCGGCGCGCCCGTCCGGTACAGCCACAACTGGCGTGTGGTGGACATTGTGGTGGCGGCGCTCATTGCGGTTGCCGGCGGCGTGATCTTCTGGGCCTGGTCCCAGGGTGCCAACCTGGTTTCTGCCCCCGTTAATGCGTTCTATCCGCCGCTCACCGGGCTCTACGCCGGAGGCTGGATGCTCCCGGCCGTGCTGGGCATGCTGATCATCCGCAAGCCGGGTGCTGCACTGTTCTGCGAATCGGTGGCCGCCACCGGCGAGCTGATCATGGGCTCGCAGTACGGCACCACAGTGCTGATCTCAGGCATCCTGCAGGGCCTCGGCGCCGAGCTGGTTTTTGCCGCGGTGCTCTACAAGAAGTTCAATGTGCCGTCCTTTCACGGGAAATTCAACCTGCCGGTGGCACTGCTGGCCGGCGCCGGGGCGGGCCTGTTCTGCGGCTTGAATGACTCGTTCCTGCCCTGGGGCTGGAACATCGCTTACGCCTCCGGTGACAAGCTGGCCTACATCGTTTTCACTGTGGTCTCCGGCGCCGTGATCGCCGGCGGCCTGTCCTGGCTCGCCACCCGGGCCCTGGCCAGGACCGGGGTGCTGGGCTCTTTCGCCTCCCGCAAGGCGGCCGCGGAGCCGGTCTTTTCCTGA
- a CDS encoding DUF4235 domain-containing protein, with protein MNIFIKLLGAGVSLLAGYVGTKLVDTVWEKSTGNKPPKGHEDDVPTTLRSALTFALISASVSAIIQVLANRGTQRAVARFAKTQDLV; from the coding sequence ATGAATATTTTCATCAAACTGCTCGGCGCCGGCGTCAGCCTGCTTGCCGGCTACGTCGGCACCAAGCTCGTGGACACCGTCTGGGAGAAGTCCACCGGCAATAAGCCACCCAAGGGCCACGAGGACGATGTCCCCACCACCCTGCGCTCGGCCCTGACTTTTGCGCTGATCTCCGCGTCCGTCAGCGCCATCATCCAAGTACTCGCCAATCGCGGCACCCAGCGAGCGGTTGCCCGCTTCGCCAAAACCCAGGACCTGGTCTAG
- the mnhG gene encoding monovalent cation/H(+) antiporter subunit G encodes MPPETFTADTVIDAVSAVFMVVGALMSLAAAVGLLRFPDLMTRMHAATKPQVLGLFLLLFALGLQMRTWWVWPVLVVAWIFQLLTVPVSAHMVGRAGYRTKHLHPELLSTDDLEAVVQQAAGTRGFTHDDAGDAGKR; translated from the coding sequence GTGCCTCCTGAGACATTTACCGCCGACACCGTGATCGACGCCGTCTCGGCTGTCTTTATGGTGGTCGGTGCCCTGATGTCCCTCGCTGCGGCGGTGGGATTGCTCCGCTTTCCCGACCTGATGACCCGGATGCACGCAGCCACCAAACCCCAGGTGCTGGGACTGTTCCTGTTGCTGTTCGCGCTGGGCCTTCAAATGCGCACCTGGTGGGTCTGGCCGGTGCTGGTGGTGGCATGGATCTTCCAGCTGCTCACAGTTCCGGTTTCCGCGCATATGGTCGGCCGCGCCGGGTACCGGACCAAGCACCTCCACCCGGAGCTGCTCAGCACCGACGACCTGGAGGCCGTGGTGCAGCAGGCAGCCGGCACCCGGGGATTCACTCACGACGACGCCGGGGACGCCGGCAAACGGTGA
- a CDS encoding monovalent cation/H+ antiporter complex subunit F, with product MALVLTVTAVVLSLAAGGAIIRIARGPSLLDRVLAADVLLAIVGAAICIDMAVNRHLNNLMLLVAVSLIGFVGSVTVARFVADRREKSSAS from the coding sequence ATGGCGCTAGTCCTGACCGTAACCGCGGTGGTGCTCTCGTTGGCCGCCGGCGGGGCGATCATCCGGATCGCGCGGGGCCCGTCGCTGCTGGACCGGGTGCTTGCCGCGGACGTGCTCCTGGCCATCGTGGGGGCGGCCATCTGCATCGACATGGCCGTGAACCGGCACCTGAACAACCTTATGCTGCTGGTGGCGGTATCCCTTATCGGGTTCGTCGGCTCCGTCACGGTAGCCCGCTTCGTTGCCGACCGGAGGGAGAAAAGCAGTGCCTCCTGA
- a CDS encoding Na+/H+ antiporter subunit E: MSRKRISLRQELPLLVWLVVVWGALWRDFSPGNLLFGALISVVVARLFYLPPVELGGRFNLLRAVPFVLVFLAKVVAASCQVLYLAAAKGPKVVSAVVAVPLRSHSDLLVTATGHVTALIPGSMVVEVDRSTSTLYVHGINVRNAAGAAQLRKDVRDTEAGLIRIMGTKAEVSALNQEVGP; this comes from the coding sequence ATGAGCCGGAAACGGATCTCGTTGCGGCAGGAACTGCCGCTGCTCGTATGGCTCGTAGTGGTTTGGGGCGCCCTCTGGCGGGACTTCAGCCCCGGTAACCTGCTCTTCGGAGCCCTGATTTCGGTCGTTGTCGCCCGGCTGTTCTACCTGCCGCCGGTGGAACTCGGCGGGCGCTTCAACCTGCTTCGTGCAGTGCCGTTTGTACTCGTGTTCCTGGCCAAAGTGGTGGCAGCGAGCTGCCAGGTCCTGTACCTGGCAGCGGCCAAGGGACCCAAGGTGGTCAGTGCCGTTGTGGCCGTCCCGCTCCGGAGCCACTCTGACCTGCTGGTCACGGCGACCGGTCACGTCACCGCGCTGATCCCCGGCTCCATGGTGGTGGAAGTGGATCGCTCCACATCCACGCTCTATGTGCACGGGATCAACGTCCGCAATGCAGCCGGCGCCGCGCAACTGCGCAAGGACGTCCGCGACACGGAGGCCGGGCTGATCCGGATCATGGGTACCAAAGCCGAAGTGTCCGCACTCAACCAGGAGGTGGGGCCGTGA
- a CDS encoding Na+/H+ antiporter subunit D, with amino-acid sequence MNIASFAPLAVLLPILGAALTFLLIRHSRAQRTVSIALLSVTLLLECLLLASVWEGGTSAVNLGGWLPPWGIVMVVDQFSSLMLVVSSSVSLAVLIYATGQGMADGDRDAPVSIFHPTYLILVAGVSNAFLSGDLFNLYVGFEILLTASYVLMTLGGTGPRIRAGVTYLVVSVVSSVLFLMAIAMIYGATGTINMADLAIKLAQLDQGTQNLLHVMLLVAFGIKAAVFPLSFWLPDSYPTAPAPVTAVFAGLLTKVGVYAIVRTETLLFPGDTFNAPLMVAALLTMVVGILGALAQNDIKRLLSFTLVSHIGYMVFGLAMSSVAGLGAAVFYVAHHITIQTSLFLVTGLIERRGGSSSVDRLAGLAKLSPLLAVLFFVPAMNLAGIPPFSGFLGKVGLLQAGVQLGTPLAFALVAGGVLTSLLTLLAIARVWNRAFWRKPEDAEHPDPVLLAAPEDSATGDRAGKTNVTLLPRTMVGSTLGLVLFGVGLTIFAGPLFKVADQSAFDMLDRTSYIQAVLGENAPVPPRPGPQPQEASK; translated from the coding sequence GTGAACATTGCCAGTTTCGCCCCGCTCGCCGTCCTCCTTCCCATCCTCGGGGCGGCCCTCACCTTCCTGCTGATCCGACATTCGCGTGCGCAACGGACGGTGAGCATCGCGCTGCTGTCCGTGACGCTGCTGCTGGAGTGTCTGCTGCTGGCCTCCGTCTGGGAGGGCGGAACGTCGGCGGTCAACCTGGGCGGCTGGCTCCCGCCATGGGGCATCGTGATGGTGGTGGACCAGTTTTCTTCGCTGATGCTGGTGGTCTCCTCATCGGTGAGCCTCGCCGTGCTGATTTACGCCACCGGTCAGGGCATGGCCGACGGCGATCGGGATGCGCCGGTCTCGATCTTCCACCCCACCTATCTGATCCTGGTAGCGGGGGTGTCCAATGCGTTCCTCTCCGGTGACCTGTTCAACCTGTATGTGGGCTTCGAGATCCTCCTGACCGCCAGCTATGTGCTGATGACCCTCGGCGGGACGGGCCCGCGGATCCGGGCAGGCGTGACCTACCTGGTGGTCTCGGTGGTGTCCTCGGTGCTCTTCCTGATGGCGATCGCGATGATCTATGGCGCTACCGGCACCATCAACATGGCTGATCTCGCCATCAAGCTGGCGCAATTGGACCAGGGCACCCAAAACCTGCTGCACGTAATGCTCCTGGTGGCGTTTGGCATCAAGGCGGCGGTGTTCCCGCTGTCCTTTTGGCTCCCGGACTCCTACCCCACGGCGCCGGCTCCAGTCACCGCGGTGTTCGCAGGACTGCTCACCAAGGTGGGTGTCTACGCCATTGTCCGTACCGAAACGTTGCTCTTCCCGGGCGACACTTTTAATGCACCGTTGATGGTGGCCGCCTTGCTGACAATGGTTGTCGGAATCCTGGGTGCACTGGCCCAGAACGACATTAAGCGGCTGTTGTCCTTCACCCTGGTCAGCCACATCGGCTACATGGTGTTCGGGCTGGCGATGTCCTCGGTGGCAGGGCTGGGCGCCGCCGTCTTTTACGTCGCCCACCACATCACCATCCAGACCAGCCTGTTCCTGGTGACGGGCTTAATTGAGCGCCGTGGCGGAAGTTCCTCGGTGGACCGCCTGGCCGGGTTGGCCAAGTTGTCGCCCCTGCTGGCGGTGCTGTTTTTTGTCCCGGCAATGAACCTGGCCGGGATCCCGCCGTTCTCCGGCTTCCTGGGCAAGGTGGGCCTGCTTCAGGCCGGGGTGCAACTGGGAACACCACTGGCTTTCGCCCTGGTGGCCGGGGGAGTGCTGACCAGCCTGCTGACGCTGCTTGCCATCGCCAGGGTCTGGAACCGTGCGTTCTGGCGCAAACCGGAGGACGCGGAACACCCGGATCCGGTGCTGCTGGCTGCCCCGGAAGATTCGGCAACGGGGGACCGGGCGGGCAAGACCAACGTCACGCTGCTGCCGCGGACCATGGTGGGTTCCACGCTAGGCCTGGTGCTTTTCGGCGTCGGGCTGACCATCTTCGCCGGCCCGCTGTTCAAGGTCGCGGACCAGTCTGCCTTCGACATGCTGGACCGGACCTCGTACATCCAGGCGGTCCTGGGCGAAAACGCGCCGGTTCCGCCGAGGCCCGGGCCACAGCCGCAGGAGGCCTCCAAATGA
- a CDS encoding Na(+)/H(+) antiporter subunit C: MSVNLTLLTVMGALYACGIYLILERSLTRVLLGLMLLTNATNLLILTTGGYAGLAPMFSKDTAAGDYNDPLPQALILTSIVISFAVTAFMLGIIYRTWVLAREDEIQDDAEDRRVARTPSFDVEDDSVIPVETSEFPLTMIGSNGHGVSNVPAGAEATVQVADRKLNAEQAAAEEQPGSLNVQLPDPEGGGQ, encoded by the coding sequence ATGAGCGTCAACCTGACCCTGCTGACGGTCATGGGAGCCTTGTACGCCTGCGGCATCTACCTGATCCTCGAACGCAGCCTTACCCGGGTCCTGCTGGGCCTGATGTTGCTCACGAACGCCACAAACCTGCTTATTTTGACCACCGGCGGTTACGCCGGCCTGGCGCCGATGTTCAGCAAGGACACCGCGGCCGGGGACTACAACGATCCGCTGCCTCAGGCCCTCATCCTCACCTCGATCGTGATCTCCTTTGCCGTCACGGCCTTTATGCTCGGCATCATCTACCGGACCTGGGTGCTGGCCCGCGAGGATGAAATCCAGGACGACGCCGAGGACCGCCGCGTGGCGCGGACTCCCAGCTTCGACGTCGAGGACGACTCCGTGATCCCGGTGGAAACCTCCGAGTTTCCCTTGACCATGATCGGTTCGAACGGCCACGGGGTCTCCAATGTCCCAGCCGGCGCCGAAGCCACGGTCCAGGTGGCAGACCGTAAGCTGAACGCCGAGCAGGCGGCGGCGGAGGAGCAACCGGGTTCCTTGAATGTCCAACTACCCGATCCGGAAGGAGGCGGACAGTGA
- a CDS encoding Na+/H+ antiporter subunit A — protein sequence MITVLAAHFAAAAVAPWLFRKFGRNSFYALAAVPAGSFLWLVLQHGAVYANAAAAQGGVAGNGTAEVLPWIPELKLELAFRMDALAWVMSLLVLGVGALVLVYCARYFKDKDEYLGGFGAQLVAFAGVMFGLVTADDLLLMFIFWELTTVLSYLLIGYARARLSARRSALQALIVTTAGGLAMLVGLIILGFNAGTYRISAILGLAPELVTGPAAGAVAAAVLLILVGAITKSALVPFHFWLPGAMAAPTPVSAYLHAAAMVKAGIYLVARLAPGFTETPFWLPVVLGLGLATMLVGGYRALRQTDIKLILAYGTVSQLGFLTMVVGLGTPEAALAGLALLLAHGLFKATLFLVVGIIDHQAGTRDMRKLSGVYRSSRALAIVAAVGAASMAGIPPLAGFVAKESVFEAFVHYSADAAAGPWALVLLAGLVLGSILTFAYSARFMWGAFAVKSGVRTTPFKPIRPAFLAAPAILSLLTVAYGLWPAPVDGWIQPYAALFVPDGEDAAAAAGHLALWHGLTPSLGLTAITFALGLAMFYGRNTVSRLQALVPGWIDGDRSYQLAIGALDDAAVWITGRTQRGSLFFYLSVILTVAFVLPLTALVLANKPVPPNLYFIDPNSPLQIVAGAGIVIGALAAVRANKRFLAVLMVSVTGYGIALMFALQGAPDLALTQMLVESIILVAFVLAMRSLPAELRDRTGGKYRVVRVIIGAAFGITMVFVAIYALGARVAAPVSLDFPKLAYEGGGGLNIVNVTLVDIRAWDTFGEISVLALAATGVASLIFVHNRGEGIRASATVAEGSVGRRNSGGERGNTRDEAALAISRRFAASSRDAWLVAGRTLAPERRSIIFEVVTRLVFHSIIVFSIYLLLAGHNFPGGGFAGGLTAGLALTVRYLAGGRFELREASPVSAGTLLGIGLATAAASGLVPLLLGGQVFQSAIIEFWLPVFGDVKFVTSTIFDIGVYTVVVGLALDVLRSLGAEIDEHFEEQSHEPADDQEPGGVPAETTAKGKA from the coding sequence GTGATCACAGTCCTTGCCGCGCACTTTGCGGCGGCCGCTGTGGCGCCATGGCTCTTCCGAAAGTTCGGCCGGAACTCCTTCTACGCCCTCGCGGCAGTGCCGGCCGGTTCGTTCCTCTGGCTGGTCCTGCAGCACGGCGCCGTTTATGCCAACGCAGCTGCGGCCCAGGGCGGAGTTGCAGGAAACGGAACCGCCGAGGTCCTGCCATGGATCCCCGAGCTGAAGCTTGAGCTCGCCTTCCGGATGGATGCCCTGGCCTGGGTGATGTCCCTGCTGGTCCTCGGGGTCGGCGCGCTGGTCCTCGTCTACTGTGCCCGGTACTTCAAGGACAAAGACGAGTACCTCGGTGGATTTGGCGCCCAGTTGGTAGCCTTCGCCGGGGTGATGTTCGGACTCGTGACGGCAGATGACCTGCTCTTGATGTTCATCTTCTGGGAACTGACCACGGTCCTGTCCTACCTGCTGATTGGCTACGCCCGGGCCCGGCTGTCCGCTCGGCGCTCCGCCCTGCAGGCCTTGATCGTCACCACCGCCGGCGGCTTGGCCATGCTCGTGGGGCTGATCATCCTCGGTTTCAACGCCGGGACCTACCGGATCTCTGCCATTCTGGGCCTGGCGCCTGAGCTCGTCACCGGTCCCGCCGCGGGCGCCGTTGCTGCCGCCGTCCTCCTCATCCTGGTGGGCGCGATCACCAAATCGGCGCTGGTTCCGTTCCACTTCTGGCTTCCCGGCGCGATGGCTGCTCCCACCCCGGTGAGCGCCTACTTGCATGCCGCGGCCATGGTGAAGGCCGGCATCTACCTCGTGGCGCGGCTGGCGCCCGGGTTCACGGAAACCCCGTTCTGGTTGCCGGTGGTGCTTGGCCTTGGTCTGGCCACCATGCTGGTCGGCGGCTACCGGGCGCTGCGGCAAACGGACATAAAGCTCATCCTCGCCTACGGTACGGTCAGCCAACTCGGCTTCCTGACCATGGTCGTGGGACTCGGCACGCCCGAGGCGGCCCTTGCCGGGCTCGCACTTCTCCTCGCCCACGGATTGTTCAAGGCCACGCTCTTCCTGGTGGTGGGCATCATTGACCACCAGGCCGGAACCCGCGATATGCGCAAGCTCTCGGGCGTTTACCGTTCCTCCCGGGCGCTGGCCATTGTGGCCGCCGTCGGGGCCGCCTCAATGGCCGGAATCCCGCCGCTGGCCGGCTTTGTCGCGAAAGAATCAGTCTTTGAAGCCTTCGTCCACTACAGCGCCGACGCGGCGGCCGGTCCGTGGGCTCTGGTGCTCCTGGCCGGCCTGGTGCTGGGTTCCATCCTGACCTTCGCCTACAGCGCACGGTTTATGTGGGGCGCGTTCGCCGTCAAGTCCGGCGTCAGGACAACGCCTTTCAAACCGATCAGACCCGCCTTCCTGGCCGCCCCCGCCATCCTGAGCCTACTGACCGTCGCCTACGGGTTGTGGCCTGCGCCGGTAGACGGCTGGATCCAGCCGTACGCTGCACTGTTTGTGCCCGACGGCGAGGATGCAGCGGCCGCTGCCGGCCATCTGGCGCTGTGGCACGGACTTACCCCCAGCCTGGGCCTGACCGCCATCACCTTCGCCCTGGGCCTGGCCATGTTTTACGGCCGGAACACCGTCTCCCGGCTCCAGGCATTGGTCCCCGGCTGGATTGACGGTGACCGCAGCTATCAGCTGGCCATCGGCGCGCTCGACGACGCCGCAGTGTGGATTACCGGCCGGACCCAGCGCGGCTCGCTGTTCTTCTACCTCTCCGTCATCCTGACCGTGGCATTCGTCCTTCCGCTGACGGCCCTTGTGCTGGCGAACAAGCCAGTGCCCCCGAACCTCTACTTCATTGACCCCAATTCCCCGCTGCAGATTGTGGCGGGCGCAGGAATTGTGATCGGGGCGTTGGCCGCGGTGCGGGCCAACAAACGCTTTCTGGCCGTCCTGATGGTGTCCGTTACCGGCTACGGAATCGCCCTGATGTTCGCGCTGCAGGGCGCTCCTGACCTGGCGCTGACCCAGATGCTGGTGGAATCGATCATCCTCGTGGCCTTTGTTCTGGCCATGCGCAGCCTCCCGGCGGAACTGCGCGACAGGACCGGCGGCAAATACCGGGTGGTCCGGGTGATTATCGGAGCGGCGTTTGGCATCACCATGGTCTTTGTCGCCATCTACGCCCTCGGCGCCCGGGTGGCTGCACCCGTCTCGCTCGATTTCCCCAAACTGGCCTACGAGGGCGGCGGCGGGCTGAACATCGTCAACGTGACCCTCGTGGACATCCGGGCCTGGGACACCTTCGGGGAAATCTCCGTGCTGGCGCTGGCGGCCACAGGCGTTGCCAGCCTGATCTTCGTCCACAACCGCGGCGAGGGGATCCGGGCCTCCGCCACAGTGGCCGAGGGGTCCGTCGGCCGCCGCAATTCCGGAGGCGAACGCGGCAATACCCGTGACGAGGCGGCTTTGGCGATCAGCCGACGTTTCGCCGCCTCGAGCCGTGATGCATGGCTTGTGGCCGGCCGGACCCTGGCCCCGGAACGCCGCTCTATCATCTTCGAAGTCGTCACGCGGCTGGTTTTCCACTCCATAATCGTCTTCTCGATCTACCTGCTGCTTGCGGGCCACAACTTTCCCGGCGGCGGCTTCGCCGGTGGCCTCACCGCCGGGCTGGCCCTCACAGTCCGGTACCTCGCCGGCGGTCGTTTCGAGCTGCGCGAGGCGTCGCCCGTCAGTGCCGGCACCCTGCTCGGTATTGGCCTGGCCACCGCGGCGGCATCCGGCCTGGTACCGCTGCTGCTGGGCGGCCAGGTGTTCCAAAGCGCCATCATCGAGTTCTGGCTGCCGGTTTTCGGCGACGTCAAGTTCGTCACCTCCACAATCTTCGATATCGGCGTCTACACGGTCGTCGTCGGCCTGGCCCTGGACGTGCTGCGCAGCCTGGGCGCCGAAATCGACGAACATTTCGAGGAACAGTCACACGAACCGGCCGACGACCAGGAGCCCGGCGGAGTACCGGCCGAAACCACAGCCAAGGGGAAAGCATGA